One segment of Ascidiaceihabitans donghaensis DNA contains the following:
- a CDS encoding ABC transporter ATP-binding protein encodes MRKHLPVLAIAVVFMALEGSTLGALSYMMQPMFDDVFVAGSSDMLIWVGLVLISVFVVRAVSSVVQKVLLTKIAQKTAAALRIDILEHMMKQDGAFHQTHPPGFLIQRVQSDVNAVGDVWRAVITGAGRDLMGLIVLLGVAISVDPVWALLACVGIPVLVLPAAMAQRYVRVQARQARDLGADLSTRLDEVFHGIVQIKLNALEQYQSRQYRHLTQMFVRTEVKTAFGGAAIPAMIDIMSGIGFMAVILYGGSEIIAGEKSIGQFMTFFTAMGFTFNPLRRLGGISGLWQVAAAALERVKALLNAPLVLASAENPVPAPEGTPEIALDGVSLSYGESAVLHDLSLVAEPGKTTALVGASGAGKSTIFNLLTRLVDPQTGTVKLGGVETRDMALDDLRDLFSVVTQEALLFDETLRENIVLGREDVTDEQLTKALDAAFVSDFLDKLPDGLDTRVGPRGSALSGGQRQRVVIARALLRDTPILLLDEATSALDAQSENVVQQALDKLSTGRTTLVIAHRLSTIREADKIVVMDRGRVVDQGTHEDLLARGGMYADLYRLQFKEGKAVVDLDPSATKPPHFDAAPSPRAGLLARIRGRLFG; translated from the coding sequence GCCATTGCCGTTGTGTTCATGGCACTGGAAGGCTCCACGTTGGGTGCTCTTAGCTACATGATGCAGCCTATGTTCGATGACGTCTTTGTGGCGGGCAGTTCGGATATGTTGATTTGGGTCGGGCTGGTTCTGATTTCGGTGTTTGTGGTCCGTGCTGTGTCTTCAGTGGTGCAAAAGGTACTGCTGACGAAAATTGCGCAGAAAACCGCCGCTGCCCTGCGGATCGACATCCTTGAACATATGATGAAGCAAGACGGGGCGTTCCATCAAACGCATCCGCCGGGCTTTTTGATCCAGCGTGTGCAATCGGATGTGAATGCGGTGGGCGATGTCTGGCGTGCCGTCATCACGGGGGCCGGGCGTGACTTGATGGGGCTGATCGTGCTGCTTGGTGTTGCCATCAGTGTCGATCCGGTCTGGGCCTTGCTGGCCTGCGTTGGCATTCCCGTTTTGGTACTACCTGCGGCCATGGCACAACGATATGTGCGCGTGCAGGCGCGACAAGCCCGTGATTTGGGGGCTGATCTTAGCACCCGCCTAGACGAGGTTTTTCACGGTATCGTGCAGATCAAGTTGAACGCGCTGGAACAGTACCAATCCCGCCAGTACCGCCATTTGACCCAGATGTTTGTGCGCACAGAAGTCAAAACAGCTTTTGGTGGCGCGGCAATTCCCGCGATGATCGACATCATGTCCGGAATCGGTTTTATGGCTGTGATTCTGTACGGTGGCTCCGAGATTATCGCAGGTGAAAAGTCCATTGGTCAGTTCATGACGTTTTTCACAGCCATGGGGTTTACCTTTAACCCCTTGCGCCGTTTGGGCGGTATCAGCGGACTGTGGCAAGTGGCCGCTGCCGCGTTGGAGCGGGTCAAGGCGCTTCTGAATGCACCTTTGGTTTTGGCGTCTGCCGAAAACCCCGTGCCAGCCCCCGAAGGTACCCCGGAAATCGCACTGGACGGCGTCAGCTTGTCTTATGGTGAATCGGCTGTTTTGCACGATCTGTCGTTGGTCGCGGAACCCGGCAAAACAACGGCTTTGGTCGGTGCATCCGGCGCCGGGAAATCCACAATTTTCAACCTGTTGACCCGCTTGGTTGATCCCCAGACAGGGACCGTCAAGTTGGGTGGTGTTGAAACCCGCGACATGGCGCTGGACGATTTGCGCGACTTGTTTTCAGTGGTGACGCAAGAAGCCTTGTTGTTTGACGAGACCCTGCGCGAAAATATCGTTTTGGGCCGCGAAGACGTCACAGACGAACAATTGACCAAGGCACTGGACGCGGCCTTTGTCAGTGATTTTCTGGACAAGCTGCCTGACGGTTTGGACACGCGCGTCGGACCGCGCGGCTCTGCCCTGTCTGGCGGGCAACGCCAACGGGTTGTGATTGCACGTGCATTGCTGCGCGATACGCCAATTTTGTTGCTAGACGAAGCAACATCCGCATTGGACGCGCAATCTGAAAACGTGGTGCAGCAAGCTTTGGACAAACTGTCGACGGGGCGCACAACCTTGGTAATCGCACATAGACTGTCGACCATTCGCGAGGCCGACAAGATTGTTGTGATGGACCGTGGCCGTGTTGTGGATCAAGGCACCCACGAGGACTTGTTGGCGCGCGGCGGCATGTATGCCGACCTGTACCGCCTGCAGTTCAAGGAAGGCAAAGCCGTGGTCGATCTGGACCCAAGTGCAACCAAGCCGCCCCATTTTGACGCGGCCCCCAGCCCAAGGGCCGGTCTTTTGGCACGGATACGCGGACGCTTGTTCGGCTAG